CCTATGCCAACACCCGTCATCATTCTTGCAGGAGTAACAGTAAGTGTCCTCAGGCTTCCCTCCTGGCTTGGGAGTAGACTTCTTGGTGCAGATGAGTAGAGATCCTCTGTCTTGCCATTGTACAAGCCTTCTCATGGTATACCGCCGCGTCATTAAAGCTCCTTCGATGTCACCTGTCTCTCCATTGTTCTTTCATTCTGGCCGTGTATCTCCATGTAGATCCTACGTACCTTCTTTGTCTTCTCCCATCTTTGTCATCCCTTTACCTGACAGAATGCATTGACTAGACAGTTTGTCGTTTATGCTCCAAAGTCGGTCAGTCAAAGCTGACAAAACTGCATGCAGTGGCCGTCTAACTCTCCTGTATAAGTATCATGTGAGTTCATTTGCCGGAGATGCATAAACAAGAGGGGAgtctctaccacctaccaagggtaggaGAACAAACTGCATCGTCTATAGAGGTCATATCGTCTGAGGTCTCACAGCGTTCCGCATGCATCTGAGATACACTCAGGAAAGTACCTTGGCGATAAATACGAATACAAACACGTTATAATGACAAGAGAGGTAATTTTGTGGAGAGAAATAGAGATTAACAGCAATACAAGATGTACCGGGATTAAGTTCATAGGCTAAAGGGCGGGTTCGTTTCAGAAGAGTTTATCCTTCAAACCCTCAAAATTCGACAAACCAACGGCTGGGAGCATTATTACATTTATCCGTACGttgttttcatcattttccaaatcaTTAGGCCAAATCCAAACGTATTATGCCTAAGAATTTTGGTTACAAAATAGTCAATGTGCAGTGAGTGTTCAATTTTTTGCAATATTACGCTCACTGTATACGAATATTGGCAAAGCTGAAGCTACTATAAAGACATTGGTACTCCTAAACTGTGGTCATTAACTCTATAATTCTcattattaaaaatataaagtgtAATGAGTTGAGATGGCGTGCACATTTAGCACGGACTGACGagtgtgtatattttacagtTAGTAAGGAGGCACAAACGGATATGGTGTGCATTCGacctcttctttcttcttaATGAATGGTAGATCAAAGAAGGgatcttcatcttcaggtggagtatcttcatagacaataaaGAGATGCTCCTTCTTTCCGAGAATGGTGCCCCTGATATCCCTTGTATAAGACGTCATGCAGGTTCTATAGGCACCTTTGGCTGAACTCGAGTACCAGTACCAGAATGCCTTTTTTGTGGTAAAGTGTTTGGTAGGCCAGTTGTCTCTATCTTGTTCAGCCTGTCTATACGTTGTGAGATACCCGTTGCCCATGAATGCAAAACTTAGCATGGCCAAAGAAAATCCAAAGGCATTAACAGTAGCCATTGCCGGGTTATTACTTCCTGTTTGCATAGCAGCTCCACCCATTCCAGCGGCTCTAGTCGTCTGAACGCACCAATCATATAATATTGTAAAAACAGCAATCATGCAGCCACTTTTCATACCAAAAAATTCTGAGACCCCTGGATAGTGCAAAGACAGGAGAAACAACAGTCCAAGTAATAACTCTATTAAATAAAAGGCCCATGCACTATGCCATCCTTTCCATGGTTGATTTGGACCAAGATTTGCACCACCCTGAGACATGGCAAAGATAGTCATACCTGGTATTGTGCTTGTGAATAAGACAGCCATTGAAATCTTAGAACCAGGACCCATTCCaataaatttgtaaggaGCAATAGCAGGATAGAAGAGATTTTGCATTCCGAATCCCAAAGTAGTCAACATAATTGGAGATAAGGCCTTACCtattccattaaaattagTACTTCCACCAGTGATATTAGCATCTGCATATGCAACTGACCACAATATTGCAGATATCCCAGATACAAACACTACAAGTGATAATTGTCCGACAATTAACTTGTATGGAATATTTGTGACCATCCATGCCTTTGCAATCTTTGTGAACAAAAACTGGTAAGCGGAAACCATGACGGCAGATAACTGGATAGAACCTACGTAAAAGGGCATATCCTTCCCTATTACAGCCGGAAGGCAGACGTTATTTGAACCGTATACAATCGATGCGAAAATGATCGCACAGTAGTAGTACATAATGTGTCCCTTTTTCCCTCCATTGTAATATATCAGTAGCAGAGCTAGGAAGGATAGACAATATAACCAAATGGATACCGTAGAAACAATGTTAAGGCCCTTTTTAAATTCCTCAATGCTAAGTACTGGTATATTAAGAAGAAGCGATCCAATGAATGTAGACAGCCTGAATGCAATAATAGTCCTGTTAATGTACATTCCCACGTAACTCCTGGGAAGCATAAACCTGTCCACCGCATAACTCCCAGAAGAAACCATGAGAATGAACAACTGAGAAGAAGTAAAGCCTGCCAAGAAGGCAGCCGCCTGTTTCTTCCCGTCAGACATACTGTTCATCCCATAGACACTTGTAACTAGTTATAATTTCCAAGTGCTGGTGCCTTAAGACACTCATTTAACGGCTCCTGattctcatcttgtagAAACGTTCTAGACAAAGTAGGTGACTATGCATAGTTAACAGTACTAGACATGAGAGATGGTAGTCAATACAGCCTCTGTAATCCATACAAACCAAACTTTGTCACGTTTTCCAAGAGAATACAAGATGGGAGTGATCCTATTCCTGGGCCAGGAAGAACGGATTCTATGCCCCATGGTAGcgaggaaaattcttcttcagcgAAGAAAattattctcttttcttctctaaATGTTTTGGCGTTTATTTACTCTTTGGTGCCAATACAAGTCTGTCTACCATCTTGTTTCCTCTCCAATTCCTCTGTATTCTCCTCTGTCTAGTCATCCCTGGAGAGTTTCAGAGACCTTAATAGACATTATTCAATGGGCCCAGTCTATTGATATTTTCGttagagtttttaaagcTTTGCAAGTTACCCCTGCATGTTTGGTTTTAGCGGTGGGTATGAGCCCCTACTGACCTGCATAATGGATCACTTGGACTGAGCGTAATCGTGGAATTCTAGTCAAGTTGGTACTTCATTATTACAGGCCGTTTCTAAGATTTTTAGGGCACAAATAGGTACGTATTAAAGGGCATGTGTTACCAATCTGGTTGTAATAAATAGAGGCAAAGTGTTTGCTCCCATGACCTCCACGAGCTTCTGGTATTTTCTCTGTTTGTTTTT
Above is a genomic segment from Theileria equi strain WA chromosome 4 map unlocalized gcontig_1105316255041, whole genome shotgun sequence containing:
- a CDS encoding conserved hypothetical protein (encoded by transcript BEWA_047410A) translates to MNSMSDGKKQAAAFLAGFTSSQLFILMVSSGSYAVDRFMLPRSYVGMYINRTIIAFRLSTFIGSLLLNIPVLSIEEFKKGLNIVSTVSIWLYCLSFLALLLIYYNGGKKGHIMYYYCAIIFASIVYGSNNVCLPAVIGKDMPFYVGSIQLSAVMVSAYQFLFTKIAKAWMVTNIPYKLIVGQLSLVVFVSGISAILWSVAYADANITGGSTNFNGIGKALSPIMLTTLGFGMQNLFYPAIAPYKFIGMGPGSKISMAVLFTSTIPGMTIFAMSQGGANLGPNQPWKGWHSAWAFYLIELLLGLLFLLSLHYPGVSEFFGMKSGCMIAVFTILYDWCVQTTRAAGMGGAAMQTGSNNPAMATVNAFGFSLAMLSFAFMGNGYLTTYRQAEQDRDNWPTKHFTTKKAFWYWYSSSAKGAYRTCMTSYTRDIRGTILGKKEHLFIVYEDTPPEDEDPFFDLPFIKKKEEVECTPYPFVPPY